A stretch of Arthrobacter sunyaminii DNA encodes these proteins:
- a CDS encoding DivIVA domain-containing protein, translating into MDEARQASAPFERVGRREYGYNTRQVDEFLAKARSYYNGENPAATAITSRNVRSMAFDPAKAGYEPQAVDAALDRLEDVFAQRERDELIQDKGEEAWLMQIGRTSAVLRGRLHRKPGERFRRPSRRKVPSYNVQDVDALCNELLGYFENDKPLSVDVVRRAVFREAKGPEGYEETQVDVFLDRVVELMASID; encoded by the coding sequence GGGAATACGGGTACAACACACGCCAGGTTGACGAGTTTCTGGCGAAGGCCCGCAGCTACTACAACGGCGAAAATCCAGCCGCAACGGCCATCACCAGCCGTAACGTCCGGTCCATGGCGTTTGATCCGGCCAAGGCCGGATACGAACCGCAGGCCGTGGACGCCGCGCTGGACCGGCTCGAAGACGTCTTTGCACAGCGTGAAAGAGATGAGTTGATTCAGGACAAGGGCGAAGAAGCCTGGCTGATGCAGATTGGCCGCACCTCGGCCGTCCTGCGGGGCCGGCTTCACCGGAAGCCCGGGGAACGGTTCCGCCGCCCCAGCCGGCGCAAGGTGCCCAGCTACAACGTGCAGGACGTCGATGCGCTCTGCAACGAACTGCTCGGATACTTTGAAAATGACAAGCCCTTGAGCGTCGACGTGGTGCGGCGTGCCGTCTTCCGCGAGGCCAAAGGCCCCGAAGGGTATGAAGAAACGCAGGTTGACGTGTTCCTTGACCGCGTTGTGGAACTGATGGCGTCGATCGACTAG
- a CDS encoding cation acetate symporter, whose translation MSPAAGYAALAAVTAATLLIGVYGLRISRTTGDFYVASRTVRPWWNASAIGGEYLSAASFLGVAGLILVSGVDALWFPIGYTAGYLMLLLFVAAPLRRSGAYTIADFAQARLESLPARRITTLLVIAVGWLYIVPQLHGAALTIRITTGLPGWVGSVAVVVVVCLSVMTGGMRSITFVQAFQYWLKLVAIAVPVLFVLFRLSREGLPWTDGGAAFAAALDPQTHASLYRNISLSIALLCGTLGLPHVLVRFYTNPDGSSARRTTLIVLGLLSLFYVFPIIYGVLGRIYTPDLAAGGSDSTVLLLPGRVFDGALGDLLSALVAAGAFAAFLSTTSGLVVSLAGVLSQDLFRGSVGGFRLSAVLAAVVPLGLALLTSSQALAGSVGMVFAFTASTLCPLLVLGIWWRGLTAPGAVAGMVTGAVLCGGAMVAGGVLATAGGPVPVWLEQPAAWTVPAAFLMTVVASRLRPDLAPAGAAKILARLHTPERPHAPKRRG comes from the coding sequence ATGAGCCCGGCGGCAGGCTATGCGGCCCTGGCAGCGGTCACCGCCGCCACGCTGCTGATCGGTGTCTACGGGCTGCGCATTTCCCGCACCACCGGGGACTTCTATGTTGCCTCCCGCACCGTGCGTCCGTGGTGGAATGCCTCAGCCATCGGCGGCGAGTATCTGTCGGCCGCGAGCTTCCTGGGTGTGGCAGGGCTGATCCTGGTCTCCGGCGTGGATGCCCTCTGGTTCCCCATCGGCTACACGGCCGGCTACCTGATGCTGCTGCTGTTCGTAGCCGCACCGCTGCGCCGGTCAGGGGCGTACACCATCGCCGACTTTGCCCAGGCCCGGCTCGAATCGCTGCCCGCCCGCCGCATCACCACTCTCCTGGTGATCGCCGTCGGCTGGCTGTACATTGTGCCGCAGCTGCACGGAGCGGCCCTGACCATCCGGATCACCACCGGGCTGCCGGGATGGGTGGGATCCGTGGCCGTGGTAGTGGTGGTCTGCCTGAGCGTGATGACCGGCGGAATGCGCTCCATCACCTTTGTCCAGGCCTTCCAATACTGGCTCAAGCTGGTGGCCATCGCGGTGCCCGTTCTCTTTGTCCTCTTTCGGCTTTCCCGCGAAGGTTTGCCCTGGACCGACGGCGGTGCGGCCTTTGCCGCTGCGCTGGACCCACAGACGCATGCGTCCCTCTACCGCAACATATCGCTGAGCATCGCACTGCTCTGCGGCACCCTGGGCCTGCCGCACGTCCTGGTGCGTTTTTACACGAATCCCGACGGAAGCTCGGCCCGGCGGACCACTCTGATCGTGCTGGGCCTGCTCTCGCTGTTCTACGTGTTTCCCATCATCTATGGGGTGCTCGGCCGCATCTACACTCCGGATCTGGCCGCCGGCGGTTCAGATTCCACAGTGCTGCTGCTGCCGGGCCGGGTGTTCGACGGCGCCCTGGGAGACCTGCTGTCGGCACTGGTTGCGGCGGGGGCCTTTGCGGCCTTCCTGTCCACCACAAGCGGGCTCGTAGTGTCACTGGCCGGAGTGCTCAGCCAGGATCTCTTCCGCGGCAGTGTCGGCGGGTTCCGGCTCTCAGCTGTTCTGGCCGCCGTCGTACCCCTGGGGCTGGCGCTGCTGACCAGCTCGCAGGCACTGGCGGGCAGCGTGGGCATGGTGTTCGCTTTCACCGCATCAACCCTGTGTCCCCTGCTGGTGCTGGGCATCTGGTGGCGGGGGCTCACAGCCCCCGGAGCCGTGGCGGGCATGGTCACCGGAGCTGTGCTGTGCGGAGGCGCCATGGTGGCCGGCGGCGTGCTGGCCACTGCTGGCGGGCCGGTGCCCGTGTGGCTGGAGCAACCGGCGGCCTGGACCGTGCCCGCTGCGTTTCTGATGACCGTGGTGGCCTCCAGGCTGCGGCCGGACCTCGCACCTGCGGGTGCCGCGAAGATCCTGGCACGGCTGCACACGCCGGAACGGCCGCATGCCCCTAAGCGCCGGGGCTGA